A window of the Streptomyces sp. NBC_01351 genome harbors these coding sequences:
- a CDS encoding alpha/beta fold hydrolase, which produces MSRKSSGSSSFRRAYDEAFARWPGTVETAELPTPYGVTRVNSCGPADAPPVVLLPGGGATSAVWGACAAAGLARTHRVHAVDLLGDPGLSVPAAGRAPRSVADLVGWLDGVLDGLGPGGPGGLAQPSGLGDPVGPARPFVLGGHSYGAWIAAHYAAARPARLGRLVLLDPTQVFAGYRPGYVLRALPMLLRPTPRRIRSFLDWETGGAALDPAWLRLQDETAGFPTARPVTGPRPDLGGLGVPVRIVFAGRARCHDAALAARAAQAVLPGARVDVLPGLSHHALPHAAAGAIASAVAH; this is translated from the coding sequence ATGTCCCGGAAGTCTTCCGGCAGCAGCTCTTTCCGCCGCGCTTACGACGAGGCCTTCGCCCGGTGGCCCGGCACCGTCGAGACTGCCGAACTGCCCACCCCGTACGGGGTCACCCGCGTCAACAGCTGCGGTCCCGCCGACGCCCCGCCGGTGGTGCTGCTCCCCGGGGGCGGGGCCACCTCCGCGGTGTGGGGTGCCTGCGCGGCCGCGGGGCTGGCCCGCACCCACCGGGTGCACGCCGTGGACCTGCTGGGGGACCCGGGGCTCAGCGTCCCCGCGGCGGGTCGGGCGCCGCGGTCGGTGGCGGACCTGGTCGGGTGGCTCGACGGGGTGCTCGACGGGCTCGGGCCGGGCGGGCCTGGCGGGCTGGCTCAGCCGTCCGGCCTGGGTGACCCGGTAGGCCCGGCCCGCCCGTTCGTCCTCGGCGGGCATTCCTACGGTGCCTGGATCGCCGCGCACTACGCGGCCGCCCGGCCCGCCCGGCTCGGCCGCCTCGTGCTGCTCGACCCGACGCAGGTCTTCGCGGGGTACCGCCCCGGCTACGTGCTGCGCGCGCTGCCCATGCTGCTGCGGCCCACCCCTCGGCGGATCCGGTCCTTCCTCGACTGGGAGACCGGCGGGGCGGCGCTCGACCCGGCGTGGCTGCGGCTCCAGGACGAGACCGCCGGCTTCCCCACCGCCCGGCCGGTCACGGGGCCGCGCCCGGACCTGGGCGGGCTCGGGGTTCCGGTGCGGATCGTGTTCGCCGGGCGCGCCCGCTGCCACGACGCAGCCCTCGCGGCCCGGGCCGCGCAGGCGGTGCTGCCGGGCGCGCGGGTCGACGTACTGCCCGGCCTCTCGCACCACGCGCTGCCCCACGCGGCGGCCGGAGCCATCGCCTCTGCCGTCGCGCACTAG
- a CDS encoding ArsC/Spx/MgsR family protein has product MEIWINPACSKCRSALTLLDAEGADYTVRRYLEDVPSEDEIREVLGRLGLEPWDITRTSDPLAKETGVRELPREETEAARARWIAHLAAHPKLIQRPIITAEDGTAVVARSEEAVREALSRKA; this is encoded by the coding sequence ATGGAGATCTGGATCAACCCCGCCTGTTCCAAATGCCGCAGCGCGCTGACCCTGCTGGACGCGGAGGGCGCCGACTACACGGTGCGCCGCTACCTGGAGGACGTGCCCTCCGAGGACGAGATCCGCGAGGTGCTCGGCCGCCTCGGGCTGGAGCCGTGGGACATCACGCGCACCTCGGACCCCCTGGCCAAGGAGACCGGCGTACGAGAACTGCCGCGCGAGGAGACCGAAGCGGCGCGGGCCCGCTGGATCGCGCACCTGGCCGCGCACCCGAAGCTGATCCAGCGTCCGATCATCACCGCCGAGGACGGCACGGCCGTGGTGGCCCGCTCCGAGGAAGCGGTCCGCGAGGCACTGTCGCGCAAGGCCTAG
- a CDS encoding nuclease, which yields MSMLLIRGTFRVPKDAKPDGDTVPFVPDDVAEWKLVPGHKPIQPKADGRVSIRMEAIDALETHFEGHYGPEQHQPLDLAHRASDELLTWLGFASVQRHEDETVTTIPDSVPGFILTQGADVHGRCVALVGRGTPPACTGYEIKVDEKLLQKTANFHLISSGMAYPTFYSGFPRELREALTAETLKARKAKKGVWGDGVDVTTTGARITEMSSLTAANGAVILPKLFRRLKEYLDLQPAHPPVVSLACLPTYLAGAADTFRLTSGGAPITGLHRIIQMPDANTVRMTCLPEEIVFDEK from the coding sequence ATGTCCATGCTGCTCATCCGAGGTACGTTCCGGGTGCCGAAGGACGCCAAACCGGACGGCGACACCGTCCCCTTCGTCCCGGACGACGTGGCCGAGTGGAAACTCGTGCCCGGGCACAAACCGATCCAGCCCAAGGCGGACGGCCGCGTCAGCATCCGGATGGAGGCCATCGACGCGCTGGAGACGCACTTCGAGGGCCACTACGGGCCGGAGCAGCACCAGCCGCTGGACCTCGCGCACCGGGCCTCGGACGAGCTGCTGACGTGGCTCGGTTTCGCGAGCGTCCAGCGTCACGAGGACGAGACGGTCACCACCATCCCCGACAGCGTGCCCGGCTTCATCCTCACCCAGGGCGCGGACGTCCACGGCCGCTGCGTGGCCCTGGTCGGCCGGGGCACTCCACCCGCATGCACCGGCTATGAGATCAAGGTCGACGAGAAGCTCCTGCAGAAGACGGCCAACTTCCATCTGATCTCGTCCGGCATGGCCTACCCGACCTTCTACTCGGGCTTCCCCAGAGAGCTGCGCGAGGCCCTCACCGCCGAGACCCTGAAAGCGAGGAAGGCCAAGAAGGGGGTGTGGGGCGACGGTGTCGACGTGACCACGACGGGGGCGAGGATCACCGAGATGTCCTCCCTCACGGCCGCGAACGGGGCGGTCATCCTGCCCAAGCTGTTCCGCCGCCTGAAGGAGTACCTGGACCTCCAGCCGGCGCACCCGCCGGTCGTGTCACTCGCCTGCCTCCCCACCTACCTGGCCGGGGCCGCGGACACCTTCCGCCTCACGTCGGGCGGCGCCCCGATCACCGGCCTGCACCGCATCATCCAGATGCCGGACGCGAACACCGTGAGGATGACGTGCCTGCCCGAAGAGATCGTCTTCGACGAGAAGTGA
- a CDS encoding PP2C family protein-serine/threonine phosphatase: MRRGREDPGWLRGEPPPRWALLAPAVALVVLVLAQRLTPGDVEIGFFLAGLPPVAAFAYGAAGTAFFAGLVLLLLGVPGLGIAHAKGTDLATVAAVGVLSVVIAWVRRRRDAQLVSVRTVAEAAQLAVLPPVPQRVGGVGCSGLYRAAQRGTLVGGDLYDVRAGPFGVRALVGDVQGHGLEAVGTVAALLGAFREAVLDDAELSAVAARLDRRLLADSASASVDHPELFATALLVEFAPGLDLVRIVSCGHPPALRLRGAAVEELVVEPGPPLGLGLAGPAPQAVTELPVRPGDRLLLHTDGVTEARDTAGHFYPLAARVPVLARDPDGLVAAVWRDLATFTAGGPPDDVALLLLSLDGGPAR, from the coding sequence GTGAGACGCGGACGCGAGGATCCGGGCTGGCTGCGCGGGGAACCGCCGCCGCGCTGGGCCCTGCTCGCGCCCGCGGTGGCCCTGGTGGTGCTGGTGCTCGCCCAGCGGCTCACCCCGGGCGACGTGGAGATCGGCTTCTTCCTGGCCGGTCTGCCTCCGGTGGCCGCCTTCGCGTACGGCGCCGCCGGGACGGCCTTCTTCGCGGGCCTCGTGCTCCTGCTGCTCGGCGTGCCCGGTCTGGGCATCGCGCACGCCAAGGGCACGGACCTGGCCACGGTGGCCGCCGTCGGGGTGCTCAGCGTGGTGATCGCCTGGGTGCGGCGGCGCCGGGACGCGCAGCTGGTCAGTGTCCGGACGGTGGCGGAGGCCGCCCAGTTGGCGGTACTCCCGCCGGTGCCTCAGCGGGTGGGCGGGGTGGGCTGCTCCGGCCTCTACCGGGCGGCGCAGCGCGGCACCCTGGTGGGCGGCGACCTGTACGACGTACGGGCCGGGCCGTTCGGGGTGCGTGCGCTGGTCGGGGACGTACAGGGCCACGGTCTGGAGGCGGTCGGCACGGTGGCGGCGCTGCTCGGGGCTTTCCGGGAGGCGGTGCTGGACGACGCGGAGCTGTCGGCGGTGGCGGCCCGGCTGGACCGGCGGCTGCTGGCGGACTCGGCGTCCGCGTCCGTGGACCATCCGGAGCTGTTCGCGACGGCCCTCCTGGTGGAGTTCGCGCCGGGGCTGGACCTCGTACGGATCGTGTCGTGCGGGCATCCGCCCGCCCTGCGGTTGCGCGGGGCGGCGGTGGAGGAGCTGGTGGTGGAGCCGGGTCCGCCGCTGGGGCTGGGTCTCGCGGGGCCGGCCCCGCAGGCGGTGACGGAGCTGCCGGTGCGGCCCGGGGACCGGCTGCTGCTGCACACGGACGGCGTGACGGAGGCCCGCGACACGGCGGGGCACTTCTACCCGCTGGCCGCGCGGGTCCCCGTACTGGCGCGGGACCCGGACGGTCTGGTCGCGGCGGTATGGCGCGATCTGGCGACCTTCACGGCCGGGGGTCCCCCCGACGACGTGGCCCTGCTGCTGCTGTCTCTGGACGGCGGCCCCGCACGGTGA
- a CDS encoding VIT1/CCC1 transporter family protein: protein MTANEGSRSPAKGPTRAHIEAHGTGGGSQSGEISTRLNWLRAGVLGANDGIISTAGLVVGVAGATTSRSAILAAGVAGLLAGSLSMAAGEYVSVSSQRDSERAALELERRELAEEPEAELDELTDLLAARGLSRSVAREAAEQLTERDALRAHARVELGINPDELANPWHAAFASFIAFTVGALLPLLAILVPGPSSRVPVTVVAVLAALTLCGVLSARLGGAPALRAVLRNVAGGALAMAVTYAVGTWLGTTA from the coding sequence GTGACGGCAAACGAAGGCTCCCGGAGCCCGGCGAAGGGCCCGACGCGGGCGCACATCGAGGCGCACGGCACGGGCGGGGGCTCGCAGAGCGGGGAGATCAGCACCCGGCTGAACTGGCTGCGCGCGGGGGTGCTCGGCGCCAACGACGGCATCATCTCCACCGCCGGCCTGGTGGTCGGCGTGGCCGGGGCCACCACCTCGCGCTCGGCGATCCTCGCGGCGGGCGTCGCCGGACTGCTGGCGGGCTCGCTGTCGATGGCGGCGGGGGAGTACGTCTCCGTCAGCTCCCAGCGCGACTCCGAACGGGCCGCGCTCGAACTGGAACGGCGGGAGCTGGCGGAGGAGCCGGAGGCGGAGCTCGACGAACTCACCGACCTGCTGGCCGCTCGGGGCCTGAGCCGGTCCGTGGCCCGGGAGGCGGCCGAGCAGCTGACGGAACGGGACGCGCTGCGGGCGCACGCGCGGGTGGAGCTCGGGATCAACCCCGACGAACTGGCCAACCCCTGGCACGCGGCCTTCGCCAGCTTCATCGCCTTCACGGTGGGGGCGCTGTTGCCGCTGCTGGCCATCCTCGTGCCGGGTCCGTCCTCCCGTGTCCCGGTGACGGTGGTCGCGGTGCTGGCGGCGCTCACCCTCTGCGGGGTGCTCAGCGCACGGCTGGGCGGAGCGCCTGCGCTCCGCGCGGTGCTGCGGAACGTGGCCGGCGGCGCGCTGGCGATGGCCGTCACCTACGCGGTGGGCACCTGGCTGGGCACGACCGCCTGA
- a CDS encoding TIGR01777 family oxidoreductase, with translation MRIAVTGSTGLIGSALVRSLREDGHEVVRFVRREPAAGDEASWDPARGYVDPEGLVGCGAVVGLAGAGVGEHRWTPAYKKEIRDSRVLGTAALARAMAALDEPPGVFVVGSAVGYYGDTGDRAVDEDAPGGTGFLPSVCVEWEAAAAPAREAGIRTAFARTGLVVAREGGAWGRMFPLFRAGIGGRLGNGRQYWPYISLRDEIAALRHIIDTPSIEGPVNLTAPEPLTNREVTAAMARVLHRPALLPVPALALRIVLGEFSSDVLGSQRALPSRLLESGFVFRDPGIEDAIRSAL, from the coding sequence ATGCGCATCGCAGTCACCGGTTCGACCGGCCTCATCGGCAGCGCCCTCGTGCGGTCCCTCCGGGAGGACGGGCACGAGGTGGTCCGCTTCGTACGCCGCGAGCCCGCCGCGGGCGACGAGGCGAGCTGGGATCCGGCGCGCGGCTACGTGGACCCGGAAGGCCTGGTCGGCTGCGGGGCCGTCGTCGGGCTGGCCGGGGCCGGGGTGGGCGAGCACCGGTGGACCCCCGCGTACAAGAAGGAGATCCGCGACAGCCGGGTCCTCGGCACCGCCGCCCTCGCGCGGGCGATGGCCGCGCTCGACGAGCCGCCGGGGGTGTTCGTCGTCGGGTCCGCCGTCGGGTACTACGGCGACACCGGCGACCGTGCCGTCGACGAGGACGCCCCCGGCGGAACGGGGTTCCTGCCCTCGGTCTGCGTGGAGTGGGAGGCCGCCGCGGCCCCCGCCCGGGAGGCCGGGATCCGGACCGCCTTCGCCCGTACCGGCCTGGTCGTGGCGCGCGAGGGCGGGGCCTGGGGGCGGATGTTCCCCCTCTTCCGGGCCGGCATCGGCGGCCGGCTCGGCAACGGCCGCCAGTACTGGCCCTACATCTCCCTCCGCGACGAGATCGCGGCCCTGCGCCACATCATCGACACCCCCTCCATCGAAGGCCCCGTCAACCTCACCGCCCCCGAGCCGCTGACCAACCGCGAGGTCACCGCCGCCATGGCCCGGGTGCTGCACCGGCCCGCGCTGCTGCCCGTACCGGCCCTGGCGTTGCGCATCGTGCTGGGGGAGTTCTCCTCGGACGTACTCGGCAGTCAGCGGGCCCTCCCCTCCCGGCTGTTGGAGTCCGGCTTCGTCTTCCGGGACCCGGGCATCGAGGACGCCATTCGCTCCGCCCTCTGA
- a CDS encoding NAD(P)/FAD-dependent oxidoreductase — MLNSSNRADVVIVGAGVSGLAAAHHLIAAGVTVTVLEAAGDPGGRMATVSADGFRLDRIGQLLNTSYTELERTPGLEALTLRPFAPGVLVHTDGKQLRAGALTPARALASGSLDQARLSAALGRLAALPEEKLLARPERTAHAALRSRGLPPRTVNGVLRPLLATLLRDPELTTSSRVADLALRTFARGRLAVPEGGAAALPDLLADALPPGTVRTGVRVRSVATNLVTTEEHGDFSCRSVLLATGARAAAGLLPGLRVPEFHEVTVLHHATATPLPWDGSLLLDGDPKWPVSHTAVMSTVDPTRAPAGRSLVTTTVLGPPPPLRTVVSRLARLYECATRDWELLAVHHTPEAVPAMPPPRDPRRPVRVLAGLYVCGDHRDTNTVQGALRSARRATAAVLRDFGIPLPATPEPALPVAA, encoded by the coding sequence GTGCTCAACAGCTCGAACCGCGCAGACGTAGTCATCGTAGGAGCCGGAGTCTCAGGACTCGCGGCCGCGCACCACCTGATCGCAGCGGGGGTCACCGTCACCGTCCTGGAGGCCGCGGGCGACCCCGGCGGCCGGATGGCCACCGTCTCGGCCGACGGCTTCCGGCTGGACCGGATCGGCCAGTTGCTCAACACCTCGTACACGGAGCTCGAACGCACCCCCGGCCTGGAGGCCCTGACCCTGCGGCCCTTCGCGCCCGGGGTCCTGGTCCACACCGACGGGAAACAACTGCGCGCCGGGGCCCTCACCCCCGCCCGCGCCCTCGCCAGCGGCTCCCTCGACCAGGCCCGGCTCAGCGCCGCCCTCGGCCGGCTCGCCGCCCTGCCCGAGGAGAAGCTGCTCGCCCGGCCCGAACGCACCGCGCACGCCGCCCTGCGCTCCCGCGGCCTGCCCCCGCGCACCGTCAACGGAGTGCTCCGGCCCCTGCTCGCCACCCTGCTCCGGGACCCGGAACTCACCACCTCCAGCCGGGTCGCCGACCTCGCCCTGCGCACCTTCGCCCGCGGCCGCCTCGCCGTGCCCGAGGGCGGGGCGGCGGCCCTGCCCGACCTGCTCGCCGACGCGCTGCCGCCCGGCACCGTGCGTACCGGGGTCCGGGTCCGCTCGGTCGCCACCAACCTGGTCACCACCGAGGAACACGGGGACTTCAGCTGCCGCTCCGTCCTCCTGGCCACCGGTGCCCGCGCCGCCGCCGGGCTCCTGCCCGGCCTGCGCGTGCCCGAGTTCCACGAGGTCACCGTCCTGCACCACGCCACCGCCACACCCCTGCCCTGGGACGGTTCGCTGCTCCTGGACGGGGACCCCAAGTGGCCCGTCTCCCACACCGCCGTGATGAGCACGGTCGACCCGACGCGGGCCCCGGCCGGCCGGAGCCTGGTCACCACCACCGTGCTCGGCCCGCCGCCACCCCTGCGTACGGTCGTCTCGCGCCTCGCCCGGCTCTACGAGTGCGCCACCCGCGACTGGGAGCTGCTGGCCGTCCACCACACCCCGGAGGCCGTCCCCGCCATGCCCCCTCCGCGCGATCCGCGGCGCCCGGTACGGGTACTGGCCGGGCTGTACGTGTGCGGTGACCACCGCGACACCAACACCGTCCAGGGCGCCCTGCGTTCGGCCCGCCGCGCCACCGCCGCCGTCCTGCGCGACTTCGGCATCCCGCTCCCGGCCACCCCGGAGCCCGCCCTTCCGGTGGCGGCCTGA
- a CDS encoding regulator — MTERPAQRVPNRQLAALIAEAGFSNAGLARRVDQLGLEHGLDLRYDKTSVTRWLRGQQPRGTTPALIAEVFTRRLGRRLSAQDLGLDACAPVYAGLEFAATPEEAVDIASGLWRKDSGSHAELRKIAFTPAGLVVPSRDWLIGRADERVGRGVDTAAAAARVPVQGRASVPRQRQIDRGPGQRVTGGDIAALRSVSELFRTLDHAYGGGHARQALVRYLEHEAEPMLRGTYGETTGRRLFAAAADLTRLAGWTSYDIAAHGLAQRYFVQALRLAQAAGDRPYGAYVLVTMSRQAVYLGHGREAVQLARVAQQGVGSGPPPVVQALLHSAEARGHAVLGEVRAATASLVRAERALGAARPGDDVPHWARFYDEAQLADEFGHCHRDLQQYRASAQHAERSLQLRAPGYARSRLFCRVVLATARLGLGELDQACALGAEAAQQAMEMRSVRAVEYVRDFERRLEPYRDASAVRSYRDRVAALS; from the coding sequence ATGACGGAACGACCTGCCCAGCGCGTCCCCAACCGGCAGCTCGCGGCGCTGATCGCGGAAGCCGGGTTCTCCAACGCCGGGCTAGCCCGCCGCGTCGATCAGCTCGGCCTGGAGCACGGTCTCGATCTGCGGTACGACAAGACCTCCGTGACCCGGTGGCTGCGCGGGCAGCAGCCGCGCGGAACCACCCCGGCGCTGATCGCGGAGGTCTTCACCCGGCGCCTCGGGCGGCGGCTGTCCGCGCAGGACCTGGGACTGGACGCCTGCGCGCCCGTGTACGCGGGGCTGGAGTTCGCGGCCACCCCCGAGGAGGCCGTGGACATCGCGAGCGGGCTGTGGCGCAAGGACTCCGGCTCGCACGCCGAACTCCGGAAGATCGCCTTCACCCCGGCCGGTCTGGTCGTGCCCAGCCGGGACTGGCTGATCGGCCGGGCCGACGAGCGGGTGGGCCGCGGCGTGGACACGGCTGCGGCCGCCGCCCGCGTGCCCGTGCAGGGCCGGGCCTCGGTGCCCCGGCAGCGGCAGATCGATCGGGGGCCCGGGCAGCGGGTGACGGGCGGGGACATCGCCGCGCTCAGATCGGTGAGCGAGCTGTTCCGCACCCTGGACCACGCCTACGGCGGCGGGCACGCCCGGCAGGCGCTGGTGCGCTACCTGGAGCACGAGGCGGAGCCGATGCTGCGCGGCACCTACGGGGAGACCACCGGCCGCCGGCTGTTCGCGGCCGCCGCCGACCTGACCCGGCTCGCGGGCTGGACCTCGTACGACATCGCCGCGCACGGGCTCGCCCAGCGCTACTTCGTGCAGGCGCTGCGGCTCGCGCAGGCCGCGGGCGACCGGCCGTACGGGGCGTACGTGCTGGTCACCATGAGCCGGCAGGCGGTCTACCTGGGCCACGGCCGGGAGGCCGTGCAGCTGGCCCGGGTCGCCCAGCAGGGCGTCGGCTCGGGCCCGCCGCCGGTGGTGCAGGCGCTGCTGCACTCGGCGGAGGCGCGGGGGCACGCGGTGCTCGGCGAGGTCCGCGCCGCGACGGCCTCGCTGGTGCGGGCCGAGCGGGCGCTGGGCGCGGCCCGGCCGGGGGACGACGTGCCGCACTGGGCGCGGTTCTACGACGAGGCCCAGCTCGCGGACGAGTTCGGCCACTGCCACCGGGACCTCCAGCAGTACCGGGCCTCGGCGCAGCACGCGGAGCGGTCGCTGCAGTTGCGGGCGCCGGGGTACGCACGGTCCCGGCTGTTCTGCCGGGTGGTGCTGGCCACGGCCCGGCTGGGGCTGGGCGAGCTGGACCAGGCGTGCGCGCTGGGCGCGGAGGCGGCGCAGCAGGCGATGGAGATGCGGTCGGTGCGGGCGGTGGAGTACGTACGGGACTTCGAGCGGCGGCTGGAGCCGTACCGGGACGCGTCGGCGGTGCGGAGCTATCGCGATCGGGTGGCTGCGTTGTCGTGA
- the lipB gene encoding lipoyl(octanoyl) transferase LipB, translated as MAELGFVHLGFGPEAVEYTAAWEEQRRVHAARFADEIGDTCLLLEHEPVYTAGRRTDPSERPLDGTPVVDVDRGGKITWHGPGQLVGYPIMKLPRPVDVVAHVRRLEEALIRTAAEFGVETTRVEGRSGVWVLGDPIEDRPKIGGLTLDLAAPAPTAPVQDLRTGDDEFDARLHGPEYAPSNAGQRREDRKLAAIGIRVAKGVTMHGFAINVNPDNVWFDRIIPCGIRDAGVTSLSYELGRELTIAEVLPVVERHLKDVLEQAELKPREIEPAVGG; from the coding sequence GTGGCTGAGCTTGGGTTTGTCCATCTGGGCTTCGGACCGGAGGCCGTCGAGTACACCGCGGCCTGGGAAGAGCAGCGCCGTGTGCACGCGGCGCGCTTCGCGGACGAGATCGGCGACACCTGCCTGCTGCTGGAGCACGAGCCGGTCTACACCGCCGGCCGGCGCACCGACCCCAGCGAGCGCCCGCTCGACGGCACCCCCGTCGTCGACGTGGACCGCGGCGGCAAGATCACCTGGCACGGCCCGGGCCAGCTCGTCGGCTACCCGATCATGAAGCTGCCGCGCCCGGTGGACGTCGTCGCCCACGTGCGCCGCCTCGAAGAGGCCCTGATCCGCACCGCCGCCGAATTCGGCGTGGAGACCACCCGGGTCGAGGGCCGCTCCGGGGTCTGGGTGCTGGGCGACCCGATCGAGGACCGCCCGAAGATCGGCGGACTCACCCTCGACCTCGCCGCGCCCGCCCCGACTGCGCCCGTTCAAGACCTGCGCACCGGCGACGACGAGTTCGACGCCCGGCTCCACGGCCCCGAGTACGCCCCGTCCAATGCCGGCCAGCGCCGCGAGGACCGCAAGCTCGCCGCGATCGGCATCCGCGTCGCCAAGGGCGTCACGATGCACGGCTTCGCGATCAACGTGAACCCCGACAACGTCTGGTTCGACCGGATCATCCCGTGCGGGATCCGGGACGCCGGTGTGACCTCGCTCTCGTACGAACTGGGCCGCGAGCTCACCATTGCCGAGGTGCTGCCGGTCGTCGAGCGCCACCTGAAGGACGTGCTGGAGCAGGCGGAGCTGAAGCCCCGCGAGATAGAGCCGGCGGTGGGCGGCTAG
- the lipA gene encoding lipoyl synthase, protein MSAVAPDGRKMLRLEVRNAQTPIERKPEWIKTRAKMGPEYTKMQALVKGEGLHTVCQEAGCPNIYECWEDREATFLIGGDQCTRRCDFCQIDTGKPEALDRDEPRRVGESVVTMDLNYATITGVARDDLADGGAWLYAETVRQIHQQTAGREAGHTKVELLAPDFNAVPELLEEVFASRPEVFAHNVETVPRIFKRIRPGFRYERSLDVITKARAYGLVTKSNLILGMGEEREEVSQALKDLHEAGCELITITQYLRPSPRHHPVERWVKPHEFVELAKEAEEIGFSGVMSGPLVRSSYRAGRLYTQAMEKRAAGV, encoded by the coding sequence GTGTCCGCAGTCGCACCCGACGGACGCAAGATGCTGCGCCTCGAGGTCCGTAACGCCCAGACCCCCATCGAGCGCAAGCCCGAGTGGATCAAGACCCGGGCGAAGATGGGTCCCGAGTACACCAAGATGCAGGCCCTGGTGAAGGGCGAAGGACTGCACACGGTGTGCCAGGAAGCCGGCTGTCCGAACATCTACGAATGCTGGGAGGACCGCGAGGCCACCTTCCTCATCGGTGGCGACCAGTGCACCCGGCGCTGTGACTTCTGCCAGATCGACACGGGCAAGCCCGAGGCCCTGGACCGTGACGAGCCGCGCCGCGTCGGCGAGTCCGTGGTCACCATGGACCTGAACTACGCCACCATCACGGGCGTCGCGCGCGACGACCTGGCCGACGGCGGCGCCTGGCTGTACGCGGAGACCGTGCGCCAGATCCACCAGCAGACGGCGGGCCGCGAGGCGGGCCACACCAAGGTCGAGCTGCTGGCCCCCGACTTCAACGCGGTCCCGGAGCTGCTGGAGGAGGTCTTCGCCTCCCGCCCCGAGGTCTTCGCGCACAACGTCGAGACGGTCCCGCGGATCTTCAAGCGGATCCGCCCCGGCTTCCGCTACGAGCGCTCCCTCGACGTGATCACCAAGGCGCGCGCCTACGGCCTGGTCACCAAGTCGAACCTGATCCTCGGCATGGGCGAGGAGCGCGAGGAGGTCTCGCAGGCCCTGAAGGACCTGCACGAGGCCGGCTGCGAGCTCATCACCATCACCCAGTACCTGCGGCCCTCGCCGCGGCACCACCCCGTCGAGCGCTGGGTGAAGCCGCACGAGTTCGTCGAGCTGGCGAAGGAGGCCGAGGAGATCGGCTTCTCCGGTGTGATGTCCGGTCCGCTGGTCCGTTCGTCGTACCGTGCCGGTCGTCTTTACACCCAGGCGATGGAGAAGCGCGCCGCTGGCGTGTGA
- a CDS encoding SCO2195 family GlnR-regulated protein: protein MQAAPVRAIAIPTLSDAFRGFESLLMSGARRNAWTAVLEDRRRAKDRVETEHVLEAAATRTPQAT, encoded by the coding sequence ATGCAGGCCGCGCCCGTACGCGCCATCGCCATCCCGACCCTGTCAGACGCCTTCCGGGGCTTCGAATCCCTGCTGATGAGCGGCGCCCGCCGCAACGCCTGGACGGCGGTCCTCGAAGACCGGCGCCGGGCCAAGGACCGCGTCGAAACCGAACACGTACTTGAGGCCGCGGCGACCCGGACCCCGCAGGCCACGTAA
- a CDS encoding DUF4191 domain-containing protein yields the protein MARKSNAETAANPGRLKQIALTYKMTRKADPKVGLIIAGVGIVTFGVALAIGFLIDAPVYLGILGFLVAFLAMAIVFGRRAERAAFGQMEGQPGAAAAVLDNVGRGWTTTPAIAMNKSQDIVHRAVGKAGVVLIGEGNPNRVKLLLANEKKKMARIMPDVPVHDFIVGTGEGEVPLKKVRTTLLKLPRVLAGPQITQVNDKLRAMGDLMSNMPLPKGPMPKGMKMPRGGKMR from the coding sequence ATGGCGAGGAAGTCAAACGCAGAGACTGCTGCGAACCCCGGGCGACTGAAGCAGATCGCCCTGACGTACAAGATGACGCGCAAGGCCGACCCGAAGGTCGGTCTGATTATCGCGGGCGTGGGAATCGTCACCTTCGGTGTCGCTCTTGCGATCGGCTTCCTGATCGACGCTCCGGTCTACCTGGGCATCCTGGGCTTCCTGGTGGCGTTCCTCGCGATGGCGATCGTCTTCGGACGACGGGCCGAGCGGGCTGCCTTCGGGCAGATGGAAGGTCAGCCGGGAGCGGCCGCGGCCGTACTGGACAACGTGGGCCGGGGCTGGACGACCACCCCGGCGATCGCGATGAACAAGAGCCAGGACATCGTCCACCGGGCCGTCGGCAAGGCCGGCGTCGTGCTGATCGGCGAGGGCAACCCGAACCGGGTGAAGCTCCTTCTCGCGAACGAGAAGAAGAAGATGGCCCGGATCATGCCCGACGTGCCGGTGCACGACTTCATCGTGGGCACGGGCGAGGGCGAGGTGCCGCTCAAGAAGGTGCGCACCACCCTGCTCAAGCTGCCGCGCGTCCTGGCGGGCCCCCAGATCACCCAGGTCAACGACAAGCTGCGGGCCATGGGCGACCTGATGTCGAACATGCCCCTGCCAAAGGGTCCGATGCCCAAGGGCATGAAGATGCCCCGCGGCGGGAAGATGCGCTGA